The genomic stretch tgtcccatgtaaaattgttcatggaacaacctTTCTAATTGGATCCACGTATacactgagtttgcaggcaaagatgtaaaccaagtgAACGCGTTCTTCGTcaaggaactagggaaatattttattttcaaattttcattacgggctatttcccccgcttcgatcagataacgtgccacatgttctatggtggactcactagtatcccctgagaattttgtgaacttaggaactttccaccttggtggcagttcttcttgcataATATATTCCGACAGTGGGGatgcgtaactaggcctttgtaatcccatgttcatcccattttgtgccattatcatttcgaccatggctgccaaattattttcgacaggcggattattataccgtatccgttgttgcaacacagcatccgcgtcttggcctctctggattactatccttctaggctcttgtggaacaTGGATTTTGACACAAGGCTGTTCGACTgcatcctcttggtttctgacgtttgtTTGAGGATTGTCCAACGGTATTtggtttatcgtaggctcttcctggaccgctacctctgggttatgaaccacttgttctctgtgtcgagtttgaggaACCCCGAAAAagtcagcaatgcgcgtcatttgcgcCGCCAACAATTGGTtggtttgggtggtgttttgtattagaggattaaacaccgcccccatttgttgcgtcaacatttggaccatatcatgattactctcgtccatttgttgtctaattacCTGCGCAAaattatttgttatcggcggcacgtaaagttgttgttgatttagtctactcatgtttccgccatatcctgacccttgtaaaGGTGAAGACATATTGGCCATAGAATCAGAATATACTACCGGGGAATTGTGTAGATTTTCCATtactgaagttggcattccaaatggttgttcccttccaggcggaggcatggtgaaatttgtcacaaagggcctagaagtgtttcccataggagggggtgtcccaacgggcatttgttgtgccctaATGGACGAACTAGGCATACTTTGCGATATTGAAACCGCTGGTATTGACCCTGTTGACGAAGGTATAGCCTCAGACACAGGGACTGATCCTGCATTGCCTCCTGTCGAAGGGATATGATTGGATACTGGGATGGCTTcatttggattatttggctgattcgccattttccttactcttgttcttttaggtatttctacgtcggatacggctaatttaccgcttctcagtctcatacaaCAAAAAACAATTTTTTGACTAACAATTATCTAAATTTCTAGATTtctgcactgtcccactgggcgtgccaatttgttcgctgtgaattttggcgaacaacctctggtttaccaaaacttgtagaattgggttacttgcaagatcaaccatacaaatcctaggacatgtgcagatctatATGACTTTGAAGATTTCTAGAACAACTTTTGTATCTTTCATTTTGATTCTCTAAATATTTTATGTCGAAAGATGTTGATTAAAGACGTTTAAACAGATGTAAATTTGACAAGATAagataaatggcagaaaataactgacgaaatataaagtgtcgaaaagaaagtgcagaaagataattgactggaaaacgtaaaaggaatttgtaaagaactttaaactttataaaataaactttgaaggaatttggtgtttgtttacacatacatgttccaaatatgactcttttctctcacacgggtactttgagtattttcaggaattttgtacaagtaaatTTTCACACCCTTTTTCGATAgcaactaccctatttatatacaaataacataactgctactaacgaccaaatcctaaaactatgacaaATGGCTTTCTTcttttcgccagatgcttccacgcgtcttctgccaaacgtcacaactcttctgaatttgaatatttacactttacgtcgaaatgacgtctctctccagaccttgtcgaattgtcgaaatacTACAACATCCTCCATGTCTGTCAAAGGTGTCTTTCCATCTGCAGATATCTTGTCGAACTGTCGAAGCTTcaattttgtcgaagtgtcgaacaacACTTATCAACCAAACCGTTTATCCCATGTTGTCATATGTCGAAAGACCCATTCTGCAtaccaaatctcatggcgtcgaaaacgcatgtATACAGCCACCTACCAGATAGTTTGCGTAATCGGCAAACCATGGAACACCCACCACAGCGATGATTCGTTCATCAATGAACTCATCCTTGATTGGGTGTTCTTCTTCAGTCTCTTCTATCGGGGACATTCGAGATAGGTGGTCAGCAACTAtgttttcacacccctttttgtctcgaatttctagatcaaattcttgcaacagcaaAATCCACTTGAGCagccttggcttcgagtcctgtttagaaaaaagatatttcaaagcagcatggtcaaTATAAACAATTATCTTTGTTCCCAACAAGTATGACCTGAATTTGTCAAAGGCATACACCACAGCCAATAGCTCCTTctctgtggttgcataattcatctgagctggattcaacacatggctGGCATAATAGATCACGTGCAGGAGTTTGTCTCTTCTTTGCCCCAAGACTGCCCCTACTGCTATATCACTCGCACCGCACATGATCTCAAAGGGTAAAGACCAGTTAGGAGAGATCACTATAGGAGCAGACACCAATTTATGCTTCAGAGTATCGAAGGCCTCGTTGCACCTTTTGTCAAACAGAAGcggagtatccttcacaagcaAACTAGTTAATGGTTTggcgatcttggagaaatctttgatgaacctaCGGTAGAATCGcgcatgtcccaagaaact from Lathyrus oleraceus cultivar Zhongwan6 chromosome 7, CAAS_Psat_ZW6_1.0, whole genome shotgun sequence encodes the following:
- the LOC127104622 gene encoding uncharacterized mitochondrial protein AtMg00860-like — its product is MVREGIVLAHKISHKGIEVDKAKVEVIANLPPPVNEKGIPSFLGHARFYRRFIKDFSKIAKPLTSLLVKDTPLLFDKRCNEAFDTLKHKLVSAPIVISPNWSLPFEIMCGLEAKAAQVDFAVARI